From a region of the Xanthomonas rydalmerensis genome:
- a CDS encoding DUF4129 domain-containing protein, whose translation MRIERLDVVLRARSAWEAMELGSALVRRHAGAIWKPWLLVTLPLFAALNLGAWAIDQLWLAPLLLWWLKPVLDRIPLFVISRAVFGDVPRVRDTVRAQGGWGWRTLIGYLTWRRLSPARSVFMPLELLEGASADQQRERRRTLGGAIYGHALLMASVFATFEGMLSLACIATIFLFVPIDLLPETARAAWSLIGQQTPVWADIGFNAIAWLAMTLIEPFFVGAGFGLYLNRRTQLEAWDVEMALRRMAARLRTSAPLALLCVALLAAPMAALRAQPATDTAVQTAAEHAAPDDDKRDGADETDADQGADTDTDTDVKTAAAHAADSQHHGARPVPLDEVFDTVPAADARFARAADRAYDDPLLTAKRTIGYWKKRNPDEPPKPDDKKQDLTAFGQWIKAAAQAIAFAGKWGMWVLAGILVLVLLLTARHWLPWMRGAGRRRAPVPAAPEHTPVLAPQPLPDDVATVARRAWREGRHRDALALLYRASVATLCERTDLVLPPSATEAQCLRAAQRLPDDADRSLFARMVRVWQHAAYAGRLPEDGAFDALVDDLQRQFRWQA comes from the coding sequence ATGCGGATTGAGCGCCTGGACGTGGTGCTGCGCGCACGCTCGGCCTGGGAAGCGATGGAACTGGGCAGTGCCCTGGTCCGCCGCCATGCCGGGGCGATCTGGAAGCCGTGGCTGCTGGTCACCCTGCCGCTGTTCGCCGCGCTCAATCTCGGCGCCTGGGCGATCGACCAGCTGTGGCTGGCGCCGCTGCTGCTGTGGTGGCTGAAGCCGGTGCTGGACCGGATTCCGCTGTTCGTGATCTCGCGTGCGGTGTTCGGCGACGTGCCGCGCGTGCGCGACACCGTGCGCGCGCAGGGCGGCTGGGGCTGGCGCACCCTGATCGGCTACCTGACCTGGCGCCGGCTGAGTCCGGCGCGCAGCGTGTTCATGCCGCTGGAGCTGCTGGAAGGCGCAAGCGCCGACCAGCAGCGCGAGCGCCGCCGCACCCTGGGCGGCGCCATCTACGGCCATGCACTGCTGATGGCCAGCGTCTTCGCCACGTTCGAAGGCATGCTCAGCCTGGCCTGCATCGCCACCATCTTCCTGTTCGTGCCCATCGACCTGCTGCCGGAAACCGCACGCGCGGCCTGGTCGCTGATCGGCCAGCAGACGCCGGTGTGGGCCGACATCGGCTTCAACGCCATCGCCTGGCTGGCGATGACGTTGATCGAACCGTTCTTTGTCGGCGCCGGCTTCGGCCTGTATCTCAACCGGCGCACCCAGCTCGAAGCCTGGGACGTGGAGATGGCGCTGCGGCGGATGGCCGCGCGCCTGCGCACTTCTGCGCCGCTGGCGCTGCTGTGCGTGGCCCTGCTCGCCGCACCGATGGCGGCGCTGCGTGCGCAACCGGCCACCGACACGGCGGTGCAGACCGCGGCGGAGCACGCTGCCCCCGACGACGACAAGCGCGATGGCGCTGACGAGACCGACGCCGACCAGGGCGCAGACACCGACACCGATACCGACGTCAAGACCGCTGCCGCGCACGCCGCCGACAGCCAGCACCACGGCGCGCGCCCGGTCCCGCTGGACGAGGTGTTCGACACCGTTCCCGCCGCCGATGCGCGTTTCGCCCGCGCCGCCGACCGCGCCTACGACGACCCGCTGCTGACCGCCAAGCGCACCATCGGCTACTGGAAGAAGCGCAATCCCGACGAACCGCCCAAGCCGGACGACAAGAAGCAGGACCTCACCGCGTTCGGCCAATGGATCAAGGCCGCCGCCCAGGCCATCGCCTTCGCCGGCAAGTGGGGCATGTGGGTGCTGGCGGGGATCCTGGTGCTGGTGCTGCTGCTCACCGCCAGGCACTGGCTGCCGTGGATGCGCGGCGCCGGGCGCCGACGCGCGCCGGTGCCGGCGGCGCCGGAGCACACCCCGGTGCTGGCGCCGCAACCGCTGCCCGACGACGTGGCGACGGTGGCACGACGCGCCTGGCGCGAGGGGCGCCACCGCGATGCGCTGGCGCTGCTGTACCGGGCCAGCGTGGCGACGCTGTGCGAGCGCACCGACCTGGTGCTGCCGCCCAGCGCCACCGAGGCGCAGTGCCTGCGCGCCGCGCAACGCCTGCCCGACGACGCCGACCGCAGCCTGTTCGCCCGCATGGTGCGGGTCTGGCAGCACGCCGCCTACGCCGGCCGGCTGCCCGAGGACGGCGCCTTCGACGCGCTGGTCGACGACCTGCAGCGCCAGTTCCGGTGGCAGGCATGA
- a CDS encoding AAA family ATPase — MTTASSDAVAPLAGPALIERAEAIRAAVGHAFIGQPEVLDQILIALLAGGHVLIEGVPGLGKTLLVRALAQALELNYARVQFTPDLMPSDVSGHAVYDPKTESFKIRRGPVFTHLLLADEINRAPAKTQSALLEVMQEGQVTIEGKPFPLAPPFLALATQNPVEQEGTYPLPEAQLDRFLLKILIDYPQLEDEARMVTAVTSGRSAGDFDLSQVPRVLGAEDVVAMQAGTAAIAVDPQVIDYAVRIVAATRRWPGIALGAGPRGSIALVRAARAQAVLSGRDFVTPDDIRDVAKPALRHRIALAPELQIEGQSADDALGALLAKVEAPRK; from the coding sequence ATGACCACCGCCTCCTCCGACGCCGTCGCGCCGCTCGCCGGCCCTGCCCTGATCGAACGCGCCGAGGCGATCCGCGCCGCGGTCGGCCACGCCTTCATCGGCCAGCCGGAGGTGCTGGACCAGATCCTGATCGCGCTGCTGGCCGGCGGCCACGTGCTGATCGAGGGCGTGCCCGGCCTCGGCAAGACCCTGCTGGTGCGCGCCCTGGCGCAGGCGCTGGAACTGAACTACGCACGTGTGCAGTTCACCCCGGACCTGATGCCCAGCGACGTCAGCGGCCACGCCGTGTACGACCCCAAGACCGAGAGCTTCAAGATCCGCCGCGGCCCGGTGTTCACCCATCTGCTGCTGGCCGACGAGATCAACCGCGCTCCGGCCAAGACCCAGTCGGCGCTGCTGGAAGTGATGCAGGAAGGCCAGGTCACCATCGAAGGCAAGCCGTTCCCGCTGGCGCCGCCGTTCCTGGCCCTGGCCACGCAGAACCCGGTCGAGCAGGAAGGCACCTACCCGCTGCCGGAAGCGCAGCTGGACCGCTTCCTGCTGAAGATCCTGATCGACTACCCGCAACTGGAGGACGAGGCACGCATGGTCACCGCGGTCACCAGCGGCCGCAGCGCCGGCGACTTCGACCTGTCGCAAGTGCCGCGCGTGCTCGGCGCCGAGGACGTGGTGGCGATGCAGGCCGGCACCGCTGCCATCGCGGTCGATCCGCAGGTCATCGACTACGCCGTGCGCATCGTCGCCGCCACCCGCCGCTGGCCCGGCATCGCCCTGGGCGCCGGCCCGCGCGGCAGCATCGCCCTGGTCCGCGCGGCGCGCGCGCAGGCGGTGCTGTCCGGCCGCGACTTCGTCACTCCCGACGACATCCGCGACGTGGCCAAGCCCGCCCTGCGCCACCGCATCGCCCTGGCCCCGGAACTGCAGATCGAAGGCCAGAGCGCCGACGACGCCCTGGGCGCGTTGCTGGCCAAGGTGGAGGCGCCGCGGAAATGA
- a CDS encoding glycoside hydrolase family 5 protein — translation MLRHVRSSSAVSSPTPSLASTPADPGRRSVLRAGVGIAAGAALWGLGGQARAAGTLPFAGLNLSGLASNNFVDNAVIDRHYRDIRDQHIAAAGACPLFRLPTTAARFSTGQGMPLNATYCDQVEQVLNRLAQRGKVAILELHDYMRLPIKVASKSGYRRDSSGQLVGPDGRAVTDPADQTVWDGTYRKGNFLYLGYFDPADSLLKLYEYRVIGTPGCTLYNAAGLPDLWSRIVQRFRSHPAIFGWGLMNEPYQGPELNADGSKLVMADHWLRTATATAARIFDFDRSHYVFVCGNEYASARRWKEVSNNLDTIPDPYDRIVYEAHNYLDNEGRGGGAWANPNESVAPDTGIEMVTPFIDWLAHRGKRGFLGEHGYPAGNASAELATRRMLAHLQANNIPSTQWCFGPGWPDNDVLGMSRDVGMDIQVKSNIAAVQPYFDARLSSYVPPPPPTS, via the coding sequence ATGCTCCGGCATGTGCGTTCGTCTTCCGCTGTTTCCTCCCCCACCCCGTCCCTCGCCTCCACCCCGGCCGATCCGGGCCGCCGCAGCGTGCTGCGCGCCGGTGTCGGCATCGCCGCCGGTGCCGCGCTGTGGGGCCTCGGCGGCCAGGCCCGCGCTGCGGGCACGCTGCCGTTCGCCGGCCTCAACCTGTCCGGGCTGGCGTCCAACAATTTCGTGGACAACGCCGTCATCGACCGGCACTACCGCGACATCCGCGATCAGCACATCGCCGCCGCCGGCGCCTGCCCGCTGTTCCGCCTGCCCACCACCGCTGCACGCTTCAGCACCGGCCAGGGCATGCCGCTCAACGCCACGTATTGCGACCAGGTCGAGCAGGTGCTGAATCGGCTCGCGCAGCGCGGCAAGGTGGCGATCCTGGAATTGCACGACTACATGCGCCTGCCGATCAAGGTCGCGAGCAAGTCCGGTTACCGGCGCGATAGTTCCGGTCAGTTGGTAGGGCCCGATGGGCGCGCGGTCACCGATCCCGCCGACCAGACGGTGTGGGACGGCACCTACCGCAAGGGCAATTTCCTGTACCTGGGCTATTTCGATCCTGCCGACAGCCTGCTCAAGCTCTACGAGTACCGCGTGATCGGCACGCCGGGCTGCACGCTGTACAACGCCGCCGGCCTGCCGGACCTGTGGAGCCGCATCGTGCAGCGCTTCCGCTCGCATCCGGCGATCTTCGGCTGGGGCCTGATGAACGAGCCCTACCAGGGACCGGAGCTCAACGCAGACGGCAGCAAGCTGGTGATGGCCGACCACTGGCTGCGCACCGCCACCGCCACCGCAGCGCGCATCTTCGATTTCGACCGGTCGCATTACGTGTTCGTCTGCGGCAACGAATACGCTAGCGCCCGCCGGTGGAAAGAGGTGTCCAACAACCTGGACACGATCCCCGATCCGTACGATCGCATCGTCTACGAGGCCCACAATTACCTTGATAACGAGGGCCGCGGAGGCGGTGCCTGGGCCAATCCCAATGAATCCGTTGCGCCGGACACCGGCATCGAGATGGTCACGCCCTTCATCGACTGGCTGGCACATAGGGGCAAGCGCGGCTTCCTCGGCGAGCACGGCTATCCGGCGGGCAACGCCAGTGCGGAATTGGCGACCAGGCGCATGCTCGCGCACCTGCAGGCCAACAACATCCCCAGCACGCAATGGTGCTTCGGTCCCGGTTGGCCCGACAACGACGTGCTGGGCATGAGTCGCGACGTCGGCATGGATATCCAGGTCAAGTCCAACATCGCCGCGGTGCAGCCGTACTTCGACGCGCGCCTGTCCAGCTACGTGCCGCCGCCGCCGCCCACGAGCTGA
- a CDS encoding Imm8 family immunity protein produces the protein MCIIDGVRAIEDHPVKSKFRLMATCNGATSIISLAIMTLQFKAQDCSAHDPIETWQPDDPDDPAHVDYKLCIHISSANEEGAHLFYVNVPSEAVAHNRDAATLSRRKKILVKHHSWDAVKHAIDEIRHQINEPTWDEATHKLSQCFEWEFGNYKHA, from the coding sequence ATGTGCATCATTGACGGTGTTCGGGCAATTGAGGATCATCCTGTCAAGTCCAAGTTTAGGCTCATGGCTACGTGCAATGGCGCAACCTCTATCATTTCATTGGCGATTATGACGCTCCAATTCAAGGCACAAGATTGCTCCGCCCATGATCCTATTGAGACATGGCAGCCAGACGATCCAGACGATCCTGCGCATGTCGATTATAAGCTTTGTATACACATCAGCTCAGCTAATGAGGAGGGCGCACACTTGTTCTACGTCAATGTTCCCTCAGAGGCTGTCGCTCACAATCGAGATGCGGCCACTCTTTCTCGACGCAAGAAGATTTTAGTCAAGCACCACTCTTGGGACGCCGTTAAACATGCAATTGACGAAATCCGACATCAGATCAATGAGCCAACTTGGGATGAGGCGACGCATAAGTTGAGCCAGTGCTTTGAGTGGGAGTTCGGGAACTACAAGCATGCATGA
- the ilvD gene encoding dihydroxy-acid dehydratase, with product MPDYRSKTSTHGRNMAGARALWRATGMQDADFHKPIIAIANSFTQFVPGHVHLKDLGQLVAREIERVGGVAKEFDTIAVDDGIAMGHDGMLYSLPSREIIADSVEYMVNAHCADALVCISNCDKITPGMLMAALRLNIPTVFVSGGPMEAGKTKLADHNLDLIDAMVIAADPTASDEKVAAFERSACPTCGSCSGMFTANSMNCLTEALGLALPGNGTVVATHADREQLFLKAGRTAVELCHRWYGAEDPRALPRGIATFEAFENAMTLDIAMGGSTNTILHLLAAAQEAEVPFTLRDIDRLSKRVPQLCKVAPNTQKYHIEDVHRAGGIVAILGELARGGLLHTDQATVHSRSLADAIAQWDITQSEDPAVQTFYQAGPAGIPTQVAFSQATRWPSLDADRATGCIRDVAHAYSQEGGLAVLYGNIAVDGCVVKTAGVDESIHVFEGNAKVFESQDAAVKGILADEVKAGDVVVIRYEGPKGGPGMQEMLYPTSYLKSKGLGKQCALLTDGRFSGGTSGLSIGHASPEAAAGGAIGLVRDGDRIRIDIPQRRIDLLVSDAELATRRAEQDARGWKPAESRPRKVSTALKAYALLATSADKGAVRNKALLDG from the coding sequence ATGCCCGACTATCGCTCCAAGACCTCGACCCACGGCCGCAACATGGCCGGCGCCCGCGCGCTGTGGCGCGCCACCGGCATGCAGGACGCCGACTTCCACAAGCCGATCATCGCCATCGCCAACTCCTTCACCCAGTTCGTGCCCGGCCACGTACACCTGAAGGATCTCGGGCAACTGGTCGCGCGCGAGATCGAGCGCGTCGGCGGCGTGGCCAAGGAATTCGACACCATCGCCGTGGACGACGGCATCGCCATGGGCCACGACGGCATGCTGTACTCGCTGCCCAGCCGCGAGATCATCGCCGACTCGGTGGAGTACATGGTCAACGCGCACTGCGCCGACGCGCTGGTGTGCATCTCCAACTGCGACAAGATCACCCCCGGCATGCTGATGGCCGCGCTGCGCCTCAACATCCCCACCGTGTTCGTCTCCGGCGGGCCGATGGAAGCCGGCAAGACCAAGCTCGCCGACCACAACCTGGACCTGATCGACGCGATGGTGATCGCCGCCGATCCCACCGCCTCCGACGAGAAGGTGGCCGCGTTCGAACGCAGCGCCTGCCCCACCTGCGGCTCGTGCTCGGGCATGTTCACCGCCAACTCGATGAACTGCCTGACCGAAGCGCTGGGCCTGGCCCTGCCCGGCAACGGCACCGTGGTCGCCACCCACGCCGACCGCGAGCAACTGTTCCTGAAGGCCGGCCGCACCGCAGTGGAACTGTGCCACCGCTGGTACGGCGCCGAAGACCCGCGCGCGCTGCCGCGCGGCATCGCCACCTTCGAAGCGTTCGAGAATGCGATGACCCTGGACATCGCGATGGGCGGTTCCACCAACACCATCCTGCACCTGCTCGCCGCCGCGCAGGAGGCCGAAGTGCCGTTCACCCTGCGCGACATCGACCGCCTGTCCAAGCGCGTGCCGCAGCTGTGCAAGGTGGCGCCGAACACGCAGAAGTACCACATCGAGGACGTGCACCGCGCCGGCGGCATCGTCGCCATCCTCGGCGAACTGGCGCGCGGCGGCCTGCTGCATACCGACCAGGCCACCGTGCACAGCCGCAGCCTGGCCGATGCCATCGCGCAGTGGGACATCACCCAGAGCGAAGACCCCGCGGTGCAGACCTTCTACCAGGCCGGGCCGGCCGGCATTCCCACCCAGGTCGCCTTCAGCCAGGCCACGCGCTGGCCGAGCCTGGACGCCGACCGCGCCACCGGCTGCATCCGCGACGTCGCCCACGCCTATTCGCAGGAAGGCGGCCTGGCGGTGCTGTACGGCAACATCGCCGTGGACGGCTGCGTGGTGAAGACCGCGGGCGTGGACGAATCCATCCACGTGTTCGAGGGCAACGCCAAGGTGTTCGAAAGCCAGGACGCCGCGGTCAAGGGCATCCTCGCCGACGAAGTGAAAGCGGGCGACGTCGTGGTGATCCGCTACGAAGGTCCCAAGGGCGGCCCGGGCATGCAGGAAATGCTGTACCCCACCTCTTACCTGAAGTCCAAGGGCCTGGGCAAGCAGTGCGCCCTGCTCACCGACGGCCGCTTCTCCGGCGGCACCTCCGGCCTGTCGATCGGCCACGCCTCGCCTGAAGCCGCGGCCGGTGGCGCCATCGGCCTGGTCCGCGACGGCGACCGCATCCGCATCGACATCCCCCAACGCCGCATCGACCTGCTGGTCTCCGACGCGGAGCTGGCCACGCGCCGCGCCGAGCAGGACGCCCGCGGCTGGAAACCAGCCGAATCGCGCCCGCGCAAGGTCAGCACGGCATTGAAGGCATATGCGCTGCTGGCGACCAGTGCGGACAAGGGTGCGGTGCGCAACAAGGCGCTGCTGGACGGGTGA
- a CDS encoding DUF1190 domain-containing protein, with product MKRSKTTALLLMSAAPLLFTACGREPEAKAQEGLYTSVDACVAQTHDIATCREAFAQAQKQAAEQGPKYASREQCAQDYSQDRCVEQRDSHGHSFIGPMMTGFFLSQMLNNNRAAGFNAAPAYQDRQNQWQRPASYSGGAGAAAAGSSLRGNQTMTHIGATPNRAVTVSRGGFGESGGGRGFGS from the coding sequence ATGAAAAGGTCGAAGACGACCGCATTGTTGCTGATGAGCGCCGCGCCGCTGCTGTTTACCGCCTGCGGGCGCGAGCCGGAAGCCAAGGCCCAGGAAGGCCTGTACACCTCGGTGGATGCCTGCGTGGCGCAGACCCACGACATCGCCACCTGCCGCGAGGCCTTCGCCCAGGCGCAGAAGCAGGCAGCCGAGCAGGGGCCCAAGTACGCCAGCCGCGAGCAGTGCGCGCAGGACTATTCGCAAGATCGCTGCGTGGAGCAGCGCGACAGCCACGGGCATTCCTTCATCGGGCCGATGATGACCGGCTTCTTCCTGTCGCAGATGCTCAACAACAACCGCGCCGCCGGGTTCAATGCTGCGCCCGCGTATCAGGACCGGCAGAACCAGTGGCAGCGGCCGGCGTCCTATTCCGGCGGTGCCGGTGCGGCCGCGGCCGGCAGCAGCCTGCGCGGCAACCAGACCATGACCCATATCGGCGCCACACCGAACCGGGCGGTCACCGTCAGCCGCGGCGGCTTCGGCGAATCCGGCGGTGGGCGCGGCTTCGGCAGCTGA
- a CDS encoding DUF4350 domain-containing protein has translation MNSGTRNALIFLVGLLLASVAAAWFFGRYERAERVIVLPPRGEAAYNPLYALRQTLRADGVRAESRQRLDLAAMRLRPHDSVVLYGDPRMLGKADGDALLDWVEHGGHLVLRTPTAEVKHGDVPILDALDITVEARSPDNCLMMAVPGAAPQKVFCDGRRFHIDPDTPDNWWSGEDDDFVFARVPYGDGNVDVLSELDFLENQDNRIGAMFDGSPMENDPILRKGGLREAGNRLLTRQVLGPNYGQGTIHLIYSAELPSLWRTLFTRGWPAWLPALLILLAWLWSRMQRFGPLLAAPPADRRSLLEHVRASGEHLLRYGRADLLHAAMREAFLARLRRRAPIAAALEGPAQAAAIAERLQLPTAQVEQALQPPPPNQPAALRERIRLLVQMRNQL, from the coding sequence ATGAACAGCGGCACGCGCAATGCGCTGATCTTCCTGGTCGGCCTGCTGCTGGCCAGCGTCGCCGCGGCCTGGTTCTTCGGCCGCTACGAACGCGCCGAGCGGGTGATCGTGCTGCCGCCGCGCGGCGAGGCCGCCTACAACCCGCTGTACGCGCTGCGCCAGACCCTGCGCGCCGACGGCGTGCGCGCCGAGTCGCGGCAACGCCTGGACCTGGCGGCGATGCGCCTGCGCCCGCACGACAGCGTGGTGCTGTACGGCGATCCGCGCATGCTCGGCAAGGCCGACGGCGACGCCTTGCTGGACTGGGTGGAGCATGGCGGACATCTGGTGCTGCGCACGCCCACCGCGGAGGTCAAGCACGGCGACGTGCCGATCCTGGACGCGCTGGACATCACCGTCGAGGCGCGCAGCCCGGACAACTGCCTGATGATGGCGGTGCCGGGCGCAGCCCCGCAGAAAGTGTTCTGCGACGGCCGCCGCTTCCACATCGATCCGGACACGCCCGACAACTGGTGGAGCGGCGAGGACGACGACTTCGTGTTTGCGCGCGTTCCCTACGGCGATGGCAACGTGGACGTGCTGTCGGAGCTGGACTTCCTCGAGAACCAGGACAACCGGATCGGCGCGATGTTCGATGGCTCGCCGATGGAGAACGACCCGATCCTGCGCAAGGGCGGGCTGCGCGAAGCCGGAAACCGCCTGCTGACTCGGCAAGTGCTGGGGCCGAACTACGGCCAGGGCACCATCCACCTGATCTATTCTGCCGAACTGCCGTCGCTGTGGCGCACCCTGTTCACCCGTGGCTGGCCGGCCTGGCTGCCCGCGCTGCTGATCCTGCTGGCCTGGCTGTGGTCGCGCATGCAGCGCTTCGGGCCGCTGCTTGCCGCACCGCCGGCCGACCGCCGCTCGCTGCTGGAACACGTGCGCGCCAGCGGCGAACATCTGCTGCGCTATGGCCGCGCCGACCTGTTGCATGCGGCGATGCGCGAGGCGTTCCTGGCGCGGCTGCGCCGGCGCGCGCCGATCGCCGCCGCGCTGGAGGGCCCGGCCCAGGCCGCGGCCATCGCCGAACGCCTGCAACTGCCGACGGCGCAGGTCGAACAGGCGCTGCAGCCGCCGCCGCCCAACCAACCCGCCGCCTTGCGCGAGCGCATCCGCCTCCTCGTCCAGATGAGAAACCAGTTATGA
- a CDS encoding glutathionylspermidine synthase family protein — translation MKRIAIVERGDWRAQAAEYGFRFHTIDGQRYWDERAYYAFSLRQIERDLEDPSAELHAMAMGLLDDIVASEALMQRLAIPPAFRDWIADSWRRREPHLYGRLDLAYDGRGPAKLYELNYDTPTSLFESAFFQWQWLEDQRAQGRLPDDADQFNSIHEALLERFAALAGWLPPPLYFAAVRDSEEDQGTVAYLRDCAAQAGVAGELIAIEDIGLSSDGRYTDLDDTVIGALFKLYPLEDMFAERFGQALPGSGLRLLEPPWKALLSNKGILPLLWERHRGHPNLLPAAFDDGSALPPGWVRKPLHSREGANIVLHLDDGRVLESDGPYAGPYIRQQAHPLPAFEGRYPMVGSWIVGDRACGIGIREDDGPITRDSARFLPHAIVEDAQPGVLYA, via the coding sequence ATGAAACGCATCGCGATCGTCGAGCGCGGCGACTGGCGCGCCCAGGCCGCGGAGTACGGTTTCCGCTTCCACACCATCGACGGCCAGCGCTATTGGGACGAACGCGCCTACTACGCGTTCAGCCTGCGCCAGATCGAGCGCGACCTGGAGGATCCCAGCGCCGAACTGCATGCGATGGCGATGGGCCTGCTCGACGACATCGTCGCCAGCGAGGCGCTGATGCAGCGGCTGGCGATTCCGCCGGCGTTCCGCGACTGGATCGCCGACAGCTGGCGGCGCCGCGAGCCGCATCTGTACGGGCGCCTGGACCTGGCCTACGACGGCCGCGGCCCGGCCAAGCTGTACGAACTGAACTACGACACGCCGACGTCGCTGTTCGAATCGGCGTTCTTCCAGTGGCAATGGCTGGAGGACCAGCGCGCGCAGGGCCGCTTGCCGGACGACGCCGACCAGTTCAACTCCATCCACGAGGCCTTGCTGGAGCGCTTTGCCGCGCTCGCCGGCTGGCTGCCGCCGCCGCTGTACTTCGCCGCGGTGCGCGATTCGGAAGAGGATCAAGGCACGGTCGCCTACCTGCGCGACTGCGCCGCGCAGGCCGGCGTCGCTGGCGAGCTGATCGCGATCGAGGACATCGGCCTGTCCAGCGACGGCCGCTACACCGATCTGGACGACACGGTGATCGGCGCGCTGTTCAAGCTGTATCCGCTGGAGGACATGTTCGCCGAGCGCTTCGGCCAGGCGCTGCCGGGATCGGGCCTGCGCCTGCTGGAGCCGCCGTGGAAGGCGCTGCTCAGCAACAAGGGCATCCTGCCGCTGCTGTGGGAGCGCCATCGCGGCCATCCCAACCTGCTGCCGGCCGCGTTTGACGATGGCAGCGCGTTGCCGCCGGGTTGGGTGCGCAAGCCGCTGCATTCGCGCGAGGGCGCCAACATCGTGCTGCATCTTGACGATGGCCGCGTGCTGGAGAGCGATGGCCCCTATGCCGGGCCTTACATCCGCCAGCAGGCGCATCCGTTGCCGGCGTTCGAGGGCCGCTACCCGATGGTCGGCAGCTGGATCGTCGGCGACCGCGCCTGCGGCATCGGCATCCGCGAGGACGACGGCCCGATCACCCGCGACAGCGCCCGGTTCCTGCCGCATGCCATCGTCGAGGACGCGCAGCCGGGTGTGCTGTATGCCTGA
- a CDS encoding DUF58 domain-containing protein, with the protein MRPAPPLLALLALWALYGLAVALGWLPLWSWQAVAAAIALVAAFDAWRLWRRPTPQLRRELPEALPLSVQREVVLYLDSAQRQRVDLFDLVPSGWELQGLPQRLTLPAAHQTQVRYQLRPTARGRFVFDGTHLRLHAPWRLWWQQRLAGPAQTVRVYPNFAPLTRFALFSAEQASRLVGAHLKRRRGEGTDFHQMREYRIGDSLRQIDWKATSRARKLISREYQDEKNQQLLMLIDTGRRMLASERGLSHFDHVLNAALVVSYLALRQGDAVGMMASGGDARWVAPQRGMATVDVLLRASYDLQPQPVATDYLAAATELSLRQRRRALVMLVSNVRDEDIEDLLAAVRLLQRRHLVCVASLRERELDQALAEDVHELPQAVQAGAVARYLQQRSAAHDALRSHGVMVLDVTGEELPAALIERYLAVKRDGLL; encoded by the coding sequence ATGAGACCCGCCCCGCCCCTGCTGGCCTTGCTTGCGCTGTGGGCGCTGTACGGCCTGGCCGTGGCGCTGGGCTGGCTACCGCTGTGGAGCTGGCAAGCGGTCGCGGCGGCCATCGCGCTGGTCGCGGCGTTCGATGCGTGGCGGCTGTGGCGGCGGCCGACACCGCAGCTACGCCGTGAGCTGCCCGAGGCGTTGCCGCTGAGTGTGCAGCGCGAGGTGGTGCTGTATCTGGACAGCGCACAGCGCCAGCGCGTGGACCTGTTCGACCTGGTGCCCAGCGGCTGGGAGTTGCAGGGCCTGCCGCAGCGGCTGACCCTGCCCGCCGCGCACCAGACCCAGGTGCGCTACCAGCTGCGCCCGACCGCGCGCGGCCGCTTCGTGTTCGACGGCACGCACCTGCGCCTGCATGCGCCCTGGCGCCTGTGGTGGCAACAACGCCTGGCTGGGCCGGCGCAGACCGTGCGCGTGTATCCGAACTTCGCGCCGCTGACCCGCTTCGCCCTGTTCAGCGCCGAACAGGCCTCGCGCCTGGTCGGTGCGCACCTGAAGCGTCGCCGTGGCGAAGGCACCGACTTCCACCAGATGCGCGAGTACCGGATCGGCGACAGCCTGCGCCAGATCGACTGGAAGGCCACCTCGCGCGCGCGCAAGCTGATCTCGCGCGAGTACCAGGACGAGAAGAACCAGCAATTGCTGATGCTGATCGACACCGGGCGACGGATGCTGGCCAGCGAACGCGGCCTGTCGCATTTCGACCATGTGCTCAACGCGGCGCTGGTGGTGTCGTACCTGGCGCTGCGCCAGGGCGATGCGGTGGGCATGATGGCCAGCGGCGGCGACGCGCGCTGGGTGGCGCCGCAGCGCGGCATGGCCACGGTCGACGTGCTGCTGCGCGCCAGCTACGACCTGCAGCCGCAGCCGGTGGCCACCGACTACCTGGCCGCGGCCACCGAACTGTCGCTGCGCCAGCGCCGCCGCGCGCTGGTGATGCTGGTCAGCAACGTGCGCGACGAGGACATCGAGGACCTGCTGGCCGCGGTGCGCCTGCTGCAGCGCCGCCACCTGGTGTGCGTGGCCAGCCTGCGCGAGCGCGAACTGGACCAGGCGCTGGCCGAGGACGTCCACGAGCTGCCGCAGGCCGTGCAGGCCGGTGCAGTGGCGCGCTACCTGCAGCAGCGCAGCGCCGCGCACGACGCACTGCGCAGCCACGGCGTGATGGTGCTCGACGTCACCGGCGAGGAACTGCCCGCCGCGCTGATCGAGCGCTACCTGGCGGTGAAGCGCGACGGATTGCTGTAG